GGCTGAACCGGGTGCTGTCGGGCGTCCCAATTGCGTCTTTATGAGCTGCGGGACGGCGAGCGGCGGCGCCGGCAACGCCGGCGGTCGCGCCAAGGACAAGATCACCTGCGACCTCTACCAGCTGATCAGCCCGTCCCGCGACGCGCTGCCCAACAACGTGGAGTTCCTCCTGGCCACCGCCGGGCCCAAAGGGGACGGGGATGGCCCCGACGTGGACATGGGGTGCGGTGAGGGCTCGGCGAGCGCCGTCAAACCGGAGGCGGGCGAAGGAACCGGCGAGGGGTCAGCGGCGCGGGATTGCGCCTCCGGTTTCCACGTGGACGTGGTGGTGACGGGGGTGGTGGACCAATGCGTCTTCTTCGGCAAGGACAGCGCCAAGAAGATGAAGGAGGAGACGgtgcggctgccggcggcggcgcaGGAGGACCCGCCGCCGGGGCAGCTCTTCCTCCTACCCGTCCCTGAGGAGACGCCACCGACGGAGGACGCGGAAACCGGCGAGGAGCCGTCGGCTGTCCCCGACCCCTCGCTCTGCCGGCTTTACCGTCACGTCTCCCACGACTTTTTGGAGATCCGCTTCAAGATCCAGCGGCTGCTGGAGCCCCGGCAGtacatgctgctgctgccggagcACGTCATGGTGAAGATCTTCAGCTACCTGCCCACCCAAGCGCTGGCCGCCCTCAAGTGCTCCTGCCACTACTTCAAATCCATCATCGAGACCTTCGGGGTGCAGGCCACCGACTCCCGCTGGAACCGCGACCCCCTCTATCGCGACGACCCCTGCAAGCAGTGCAAGAAGCATTACGAGAAGGGGGACGTGTCCCTTTGCCGGTGGCATCCCAAACCCTACCACCACGACCTGCCTTACGGCCGATCCTACTGGATGTGCTGCCGGAGACCTGACAAGGAGGCGCCCGGCTGCAGGGTGGGCTTGCACGATAACAACTGGGTGCACCCGGCCGCCCGCCGCGACGAGGGCAGGTGAAGGGACGAAGGGTGGCGGCTCTTGGGGACACGGAGGGCGGAGGTTGGCCAGCGGCGGTGGCTGGAAGGGgcggaggagaaggtggaaaacaaacaaaccaacaaaccaacaaaaagaaaTCGTCCGAGCCCaaaacttgaaggaaaaaaaacgagaAGGGAACAaaatgggcgggggggggggtgacggcCACGTCTGGGGTGACGGCCCCAAGGAGGGTGACAGCCCAACGGAGGGTGACATCCCCATGGAGGATGACAGCCCCATGGGGGTGGTGGTCCCATGGAAGGTGACATCAGTCCCGTGGGGGGTGGTGGCCCCAAGGAGGATGACATCCCCATCTGGGGTGACATCCCCATCTGGGGTGACGGCCCCAAGGAGGGTGACAGCCCAATGGAGGGTGACATCCCCATGGAGGGTGACCTCCCCGTCTGGGGTGACGGCCCCAAGGAGGGTGACAGCCCAACGGAGGGTGACATCCCCATGGAGGGTGACATCCCTGTCTGGGGTGACGGCCCCAAGGAGGGTGACAGCCCAATGGAGGGTGACATCCCCATGGAGGGTGACAGCCCCGTGGGGGGTGACAGCCCCGTGGGGGGTGGTGGCCCCATGGCAGGTGACATCAGCCCGGTGGGGGGTGGTGGCCCCTCTGGGGTGACGTCCTGTCCGTGGTGACGTGCCCGTGGGTGACGTCCTCTCGGGGGTGACGTCCCCACCCCGGGTGATGTCTCTGGGGCAATGTCCTGGTCCGGGGTGACACCCCGCCTTGGCGTGACATCCGTGGTGACATCACACGTTGAGAGTGACATCACTATTGCGAGTGACGTCACGGTGTgccccccgccgtgtccccgcTCCCGGGCGCGTTTCTACACGCGCCTGCGCGCGCGCCGACGTGTGCCCGCACCACAGCGCATGCGCCCCTGCTGCCGCCCGGAGCCCGCCTCGGGAAGGGGGCGTGGCCTAGCGCGCAAGCCCCGCCCCACACCCTATCAGCGGCCTCCTCGTCGCTCGCCtacgccccgcggccccgcccccagcgaggccccgcccccgcgccatGCGGAAGGGCGCCGGTggctcccgccggccccgggccgggggttcgggtcccggtcccggcccgGTGGCGGTGCCGGTCCCCGGGCCGGGTCCCGGGATCTGCCCGCggtcccgccgctgcccccggccgctGCTGCCGCTCCTGACGCTGGCGGCTGCCGCCGCGCTCCTCTACGTCGCCTGGCCCGGCGGGGAACGGGGCGCTGGCCCGGTGAGCGGcggggggggaccggggaggggaggtcccggggggtccccgggaggggggtcccggggagggggtgccCCGCATGTCCCTGCTTTCCCCCggggcccccagcccctctcaggATCCCCCAatcccctggggtcccccagaCCCCATCATGGAGGCACCCAacggacccccccccagggccccccaacatccccccgGCCCCTCAGACCTCccaagccccccaggaccccccagaccccatcATGGGGGCACCCAAAGCATCCATGGGCACCCCAGACCCCTCCAGGAACCCCCAACATCCCCCAGGGCCTCCAGAGCCTCCCCCAGGGCCCCTCAGACCCCTCGGGGGACCCCCAACATCCCCAAAggccctcagccccctccccaagcctCCCCCAGGGCCCCTCAGACCCCTCGGGGGACCCCCAACATCCCCAAAggccctcagccccctccccaagccccccccagaccccatcaTGAGACCACCCAAAGCATCCATGGGCACCCCAGACCCCTCCaggggcacccagacaccccccGAGTCCCCCAACATCCCCCAGGGCCCACCGCCCCAGGGTACCCAACTCCCTAAAGCCCCCCAGACCCCATCATGGagacccccagacccctccaAGGACCCCCAAACTCCCCTGAGCCCCAAGACACtgacacagccccccccccagcccccccccggccccccctcggAACCGGCTCTACGGGCGCTGCTGGGGCGGCTGGATCCCCCCCGCCTGCGGGACACCTTCCTGCGGCCCCTCCTGCGGGAACGGGTGCCAGGAGGGCCCGGGAGCCGCACCGCCCGCCAGGTAAGAcctccccccaccctccttcccccaccccagggtgccaccgcacccaccccagggtgccagcGCACCCACCAGGGTCCTCGTCCCCGCAGCACATCGTGGGGTGTTTGGGCGCCCTGGGGGCCGCCTGGCACCTGGAGCTCGATGCCTTTGAAGCGGCGACTCCCCAGGGGCCGGTGACCTTCACCAATGTGGTGGCCACGgtggcccccgccgccccccgccgcctggTCCTCGCCTGTCACTACGACACCAAGGTCTTGCCCCCCGGGCCCGGCCAGCGGCTCTTTTTGGGGGCCACCGACTCGGCCGTGCCCTGCGCCATCCTCctggagctggcagctgcccTCGACCGGCCCCTGCGGCGCGCCAAGGACAGGGTGGGTGATGGGCGACCCTgggccccagacccccccagggtgcctgggtccctccctgaccccccccagggtgtctgggtcccccccagaccccccgaggatgcctgggtccctccctgacccccccagggtgcctgggtccctccctGACCCCCCGAGGAtgtctgggtcccccccagaccccccccagcgtgcctgggtcccccctgcaccccccgagaatgcctgggtccctccctgACCTACCCAGGGTGCCTAGGTCCCTGccaaccccacccccccagggtgcctgggtcccccccagaccccctgaggatgcctgggtccctccctgACCCCCTgaggatgcctgggtcccccctggaccccccccagcgtgcctgggtcccccctggacccccccgaggatgcctgggtccccgccaaacacccccccagaccccccgaggatgcctgggtccctccctgaccccccccagggtgcctgggtcccccccagaccccccgagGATGGCTGGGTccctccctgacccccccagggtgcctgggtccccgccaaccccccccccagggtgcctgggtcccccccagaccccctgaggatgcctgggtccctccctgACCCTCCCCAGGGTGTCTGGGTCCCTCCCTGACCCCCTgaggatgcctgggtccctccctgaccccccccaggtacctgggtccccccctgaccccccgaggatgcctgggtccccccctgaccccccccagcatgcctgggtcccccctgaccccccccgaggatgcctgggtcccccctggaccccccccagcgtgcctgggtcccccctggacccccccgaggatgcctgggtccctccctgactcccccaagacccccccccaggacacccaggtccaTCTCACCCCCCCTGTAGGACACCTAGGTCCCACCTGACCCCACCCCCCCGGGCCACCTGGGTCccccacctgggtccccccccggctacctgggtcccccccagacaccAGGGTCCCTTCCCCGCTGCCGGACGCCGGGGTCCCGGCAGGGCGCGGAGGTGACGCtgcagctgctgttcctggacgGGGAGGAGGCCTTCGGGGACTGGAGCGTCACCGACTCCCTCTACGGCGCCCGGCACCTGGCGGCGCGTATGGCCACCACCCCCCACGGGCCCCGCGGCACCCAGATCACCGCCATGGTGAGTGGCACCAAGCCCTGCGGCGTGGGGGGGGTCTGGTGGCACCCGAAGGTGGTGGCGCGGCCGTGTGTGGGAGGTCTGGTGACACCTGAAGGTGGTGGCATGGCAGTAGGGGGGGTCTGGTGGCACCTGAGGGTGGTGCTGCGGCAGTGGGGGGGGTCTGGTAGCACCCAAGGGCGGTGGCACGGCAGTGGGGTGGTCTGGTGGCCGTGACCCAGCTGGGATGGTCCCATGGCACCCAAGGATGATGGCCAAGGGTGGTGGGCTGATCCGATGGCACCCAGGTGTGGTGACATGGCATTGGCCCAACTGGGACGGTCCCCGTCTCTGCGGTGACCCAACTGGGATGGTCTGGTGGCACCCAAGGGTGGTGGCATGGCGTTGGCCCAGCTGGGACAGTCCTATAGCATCTGAGGGTGGTGGCACTGCGGTGTCCCCGTgctggtgtccccatggccatgctggtgtccccagagcctGCTGGTACTGCTGGACCTGCTGGGCGCCCCCCACCCTGCCATCCACAGCCACTTCACCCGCACCCACCACTGGTTCCTGCGCCTCGTCGCCATcggtgggacatggggacggggacacaggggtggggatggggttgggatggggacaaggggacggggtggggacagggctggggatggGACGCGGGGACACGGATGGGGacgggtgggatgggatggggtggggacagggatggacgACAGGGTGGGACACAGGGCTGGGACAACGATGGCaacggggccgggccggggatgctgggatggggacagggaggaggccaGGGGTGTCACAAGCGTGTCCCCGCCACGTCCCTGGCGCAGAGCAGCGGCTGCggcggctggggctgctgcacgCCCCCACCCAGGACCAGCCCTTCTTCCGCCTCAGCCCGGCCCCGGGACCCGTCGAGGACGACCATGTCCCCTTCCTCCAGCGAGGTGACGTACCCACCTCCCCCCTGTCCCCCGGGACGcaccgtccccgtgtccccacgctGCGTGGCCGgggcaagcagctgggtgggcgaCTCGGGGGGGTCCTGTGGGCTGACGTGCCAGGGGAACGCAtggcccccccatgtccctcccgCTCCGTGTCCCCGCAGGTGTCCCCGTGCTGCACCTCATCCCCACGCCCTTCCCACGCGTGTGGCACACCCTCGAGGACACCGAGGACAACCTGCACCCCCCCACCGTGGAGGACCTGTGCAAGATCCTGGTCGCCTTCGTGGCCGAGTTCCTGCAGCTCTGAGCCCGCTGTCACCCCTGTCACCCCCAGCCTGAGCCCCCTGGGGACGCCGGGCAGCCCTGGGCCCTGCTGGGAGCCACCAGTAAAGTGCTTGGTGACCAATGCTGTGTCCTGTGCCGTCACCTGCCGTGgggccacccctggggacagggacacgtaATAGAGATCCCAGGGAGCACCAGGGCAATTGGAGAGCCCAGGGAGCACTATTGGGGTGACTGGGGGTACCAGGGAGCACTACTGGGGCCTTTAGGGACCTCAGGGAGCACTACTGGGGGACCCCAAGGGtgcccagagacacctagaacaccccaagacccccaggaataccccatgggcacccagagacccccaggagcaccccaagaacccccaggagcaccccaagaccctcaggagggCACGCGGAACTGGGGTCCTTAGGGAGACCAGGAGCACTACTGGGGTCCTTTGGCACCCCGGGAAGCACTACTGGGGTCTTTAGAGACCCCGGGGATCACTGTTGGGGCCCTTCGGGACCCTGGGGATCACTGTTGGGGTCCTTTGGGACCCTGGGGTGCACAGTTGGGGTTCTTCGGGACCCCGGGGATCACTACTGGGGCCCTTTGCGACCCTGGGGATCACTATTGGAGTCTTTAGGGACCCCAGGGACCACTGTTGGGGTCCTTTGGGACCCTGGGGATCACTATTGGGGCCCTTCGGGACCCCGGGGAGCACTACTGGGGTCTTTAGGGACCCCAGGGATCACTACTGGGGCCCTTCGCAACCCTGGGGATCACTATTGGAGTCCTTCAGGACCCTGGGAATCACTATTGGGGCCCTTCGGGACCCCGGGGAGCACTACTGGGGTCCTTAGGGACCCTGGGGATCACTATTTGGGTCCTTCGGGACCCTGGGGAGCACTACTGGGGTGCTTCGGGACCCCGGGGATCACTGTTGTGCCCTTTGGGACCCCAGGGATCACTACTGGGGTCTTTAGGGACCCCAAGGAGCACTATTGGGGTCCTTTTAGGGACCCTGGGGATCACTACTGGGGCCCTTCGGGACCCTGGGGATCACTATTGGGGCCCTTCGGGACCCCGGGGAGCACTACTGGGGTCTTTAGGGACCCCAGGGATCACTACTGGGGCCCTTCGCAACCCTGGGGATCACTATTGGAGTCCTTCAGGACCCTGGGAATCACTATTGGGGCCCTTCGGGACCCCGGGGAGCACTACTGGGGTCCTTAGGGACCCTGGGGATCACTATTTGGGTCCTTCGGGACCCTGGGGAGCACTACTGGGGTGCTTCGGGACCCCGGGGATCACTGTTGCGCCCTTTGGGACCCCAGGGATCACTACTGGGGTCTTTAGGGACCCCAAGGAGCACTATTGGGGTCCTTTTAGGGACCCTGGGGATCACTACTGGGGCCCTTCGGGACCCTGGGGATCACTACTGGAGTCCTTTGGGACCCCGGGGAGCACTATTGGGGTCTTTAGGGACCCCGAGGATCACTACTGGGGTCCTTTGGGACCCCGGGGAGCACTAGTGGGGTCTTTAGGGACCCCGAGGATCACTACTGGGGTCCTTTGGGACCCCGGGGAGCACTAGTGGGGTCTTTAGGAACCCCGGGGATCACTACTGGGGCCCTTCTGGACCCTGGGAATCACTGTTGGGGTCCTTTGGGACCCCGGGGATCACTGTTGGGGTCCCTTGGGGAACAGTATTGCGGCCCTTTGGGACCCTGGAGAGCACTACTGGGGTCCTTTGAGACCCCGGGGATCCCTGTTGGTGTCCTTTGGGACCCCAGGGAGCACTACTGGGGTCTTTAGGGACCCTGGGCATCACTATTGGGGCCCTTCGGGACCCCGGGGAGCACTACTGGAGTCCTTTGGGACCCCGGGGAGCACTAGTGGGGTCTTTAGGGACCCCGAGGATCACTACTGGGGTCCTTTGGGACCCTGGAGAGCACTAGTGGGGTCTTTAGGGACCCCGAGGATCACTACTGGGGTCCTTTGGGACCCCGGGGAGCACTAGTGGGGTCTTTAGGGACCCCGAGGATCACTACTGGGGTCCTTTGGGACCCCGGGGAGCACTAGTGGGGTCTTCAGGAACCCCGGGGATCACTACTGGGGCCCTTCTGGACCCTGGGAATCACTACTGGAGTCCTTTGGGACCCCGGGGATCACTGTTGGGGTCCCTTGGGACCTTGGGGAGCAGTATTGCGGCCCTTCGGGACCCCGGAGAGCACTACTGGGGTCCTTTGAGACCCCGGGGATCCCTGTTGGTGTCCTTTGGGACCCCAGGGAGCACTATTGGGGTCTTTAGGGACCCCGGGCATCACTATTGGGGCCCTTCGGGACCCCGGGGAGCACTACTGGAGTCCTTTGGGACCCCGGGGAGCACTAGTGGGGTCTTTAGGGACCCCGAGGATCACTACTGGGGTCCTTTGGGACCCCGGGGAGCACTAGTGGGGTCTTTAGGGACCCCGAGGATCACTACTGGGGTCCTTTGGGACCCCGGGGAGCACTAGTGGGGTCTTTAGGGACGCCGGGGATCACTGTTGGGGTCCTTTGGGACCCCGGGGAGCACTAGTGGGGCCCTTCTGGACCCTGGGAATCACTGTTGGGGTCCTTTGGGACCCCGGGGATCCCTGTTGGTGTCCTTTGGGACCCCATGGAGCACTATTGGGGTCTTTAGAGACCCCGGGGATCACTATTGGGGCCCTTCGGGACCCCAGGGAGCACTACTGGGGTCCTTCGGGACCCCGGGGATCTCTGTTGCGCTCTTTGGGACCCCAGGGATCACTACTGGGGTCTTTAGGGACCCCAAGGAGCACTATTGGGGCCCTTCGGGACCCCAGGGAGCTCCATTGGGGCCAGGGGGGACCAGCTGGAGCCGTGCCTGGGCCCCTCAGGGGCTCCGCTGGGCCCCtcggcctccccctccccacaggAGCCCAAGAGCCCGATTCctccaaaaaaggaagaaagaacaaaaaacctcaaTTTTATTGATTGTACCGTACAAAGACGAGGGCAGGTGAGAGCTGCCACCTGGCCGCTGCCACCACGCCGGGGATGCCGGGCCACCGTGCCCCCTGCCGCCTTGTCGAGGGGTCTTATTCCCCTGCCCCGCTCTGATATTTTTAAGTTAATTCAACTGAATTTGGGCAGCTAGGAACAAAGTaagaaaaagtgacttttttcgGTTCCTCCCTGCAGGGAAGCGGCACCAAGTGCCAATTCCTACCTCCAAACTGCGGCCCCGGTGTCGGCTGCGCCAGGAGACGCCAGGCGGCAAGTCCAGCTTGGCACTGGCCCGGCTCGTTGGCGTGGGTGCTGCGGTGAAGGTGGGCACCGGGTCCCTCCGGCGTTGTGCCACACCAGCAGGGTCTGGAGCCGGTGACGGTGGCCTCTACCGAAAGGCGTCCACAGCACGTCCGTCAGGTGTGGATCCATCGCCGGCAATGGCGCGCGCCGGAGGAAACCCAGTCCTGGCGCTGGCAGCCAAGCTGGCGGTGCGGTGGCAAAAGCCCCATCCCTCTGCCACACCGTGCTGGTTCCGGTGACACCATCATCCACCGAGGATGCCAGAGCCCGGCATCACTGCGGCTCCTGGCTTTAAGGCACCAGAGAAGCCAAACTATTGCTTTTAGGATCGTGTTTTCCTTAGGCCCACGCCGGTCGAGGCGCTCTCCTCCGCTGAGGCGCCGATTCGGGGGTACGGTTGGTTTTCGGTCACCGCAGGTTCAGTTCGAAGCAGAGCCGGGAGGATGTGAGGGGCCGAGGTGTGTCCCCCACAGTCTCAGGGGGGTCCTGCCCTCTTGTCCCCCCCTCCTGGGGCAGCTGGCATCGGATCCCAGCCACGggggggttttttcctcccttctgctgtGGAAACAGCTTCTCCCCAACTGGGAGCAGTGGGTTTTACTGGGCTGGCCGAGCTGCCGGGGAGGGTCAAGGCCACAGTTGTGGGGGAGTGGGGGTTGGTTTAAAAAGCTGCGAGCACTTCtaggagtttaaaaaataaaaataataataattaaaatcaaAGCAGTCCTAGGCTAGGGGCAGGAGGCACGGCTCGGTGCAAGAGCACTTGGTAGGGGTATGGCTTCCGAAAGGCGCCGCAGCGCGAGGCCGGCGAGCCGCAGTGTCCCGCCCCCCTTCTGCTGGGCACAGAAGAGAAATGCCCCCCCCTCGCTGCGGGtgaacccccaaaccctcctcctcctcggaggCCGAATCCTGCTGCTGCCGGTTACTCCCGTATGCTGGCAGAGTAGGAGAACTGGGGGAAGTGCGTCCGCTGGTCGTTCTCCAGGGAGCCCATGTTGTCAtctgcagggacagggacgggtTTGAGGGTGAGGGAGACGCTGACGAAGCCTCCCCGGCCTGTTCACAAgcttccccgctccctcccgcggCAGAGACGCCACCAAAACTGCCCCAAGACCTCTGCAGGGCAGCCAGAGGGACCCTGAGCTTTTATAGAGGTGTGACAGCAATGCCACCGATGGTGACAGGAAAATGAGGAGGGGTATAGGTGACAAAAGGGTCCCCATTTCTGGGTGGCGTTGGCACTCACAGCGATCCGGTGGGGTGATGGTGATGGATTGGGCGGTGAATTCATCGTCGAAATACCGTGTGTCGATCTCGGACGTCACTTGGGGCTTAAAGGGCGGGACCAGCTGACAGAGACCGGGAGAAAGTTGCTCGCTGGCAGCGTGCCGAGCGCCCGCCGGCCCCTTCACCCCCTCCAAGCACTCCCTTCCCTCCCTACCTTCTTCTGAACCACGTCCTGCCAGTTGATGGGGGCGAAGAAGCGATGCTCCATCACCTCCTTGGCGTCGTTGGGACCTCCGCCGAGCCTGCGGGCACAGAGAAGCGTGTCCGGAACCGCCGGCAGCGCCGCGGTTCCGCCCCCCGTCCATCCCCGGCGGATCCTCACCTCTGTTTGGGATCCTTCTTGAGCAGCCCAGCCAGCAAGGATTTGGCCTCGGGGCTGAGGGTACGAGGGAAGCGGATCTCCTCCATGAGGATCAGCTCGAAGAGGCGTTCGTGGTCCTGGTTGTAAAAGGGGAGGCGGCCGCACATCATCTCGTACATGACGACCCCCAGGCCCCACCAGTCCACAGCGCGGCCGTAATCGTTGTCCTCCAGGACCTGCATGGGGGAAGATGGAGAGTATGGTGCCAACGAGGCCGAAGAACTGGGCAGCAACacgaggagggagaagggaaacaCGTTCTAGATCCAACCACTCCTGCAACCCAAGCGTTTGGAAAAGCCCCTGCTGAACCACTGCCATCCTGCACTTTGGGAGTAACCTCCAGGGAAAAACCTCCTTGGCACAAGAGTTTGGAGGAAAGCCCGGCTGCGGGAATGCTTTAAGTACCTCCGGAGCCAGGTACTCGGGAGTGCCACAGAAGGTCTTCATGGTGGCTCCATCTGTGATGCCTTCCTTGCAGAGCCCAAAGTCGGTGATTTTGATGTGGCCGTCTTTGTCCAGCATGAGgttttccagctggaaaaaaaaaaaaagcagacaggtGGGAGAAAAGGTCTGGAGCTGAGCGAAGTCGGGAGCATAGAAGCGGGATGCTGCTCTCCAAAAGGCTCCGTCGGATGGCTGGGTCTTGATCTCTCGCCGCGTGATGGGGACGAGGGTGACACCTCCCTGCAGGGCAGGTTCAAGCCGAGCTCCCACCCTCCCTCCTGCACCAACGCCTGCGAAAACATTCCCAGCCCCGGGCGGAGAGCGGCTCTTCGCCACCCACAGCGAGCGGGAGCAGAGAAAGGCGGCAACATCGGCCGGCTGAAACCCTTCGAGGCCCCTTGGTGATTTTTAGGGGAGCGGGGAGTGACTCCACACCCCCAAACACCAGCCCAGGAAGATTAAAATTGCGCCGGGGCTAAGACGGGGCAAAGGCACCGCTTACAgacgctgctgctgccaggctggtACCTTAATGTCCCTGTACACCACGTCCCGGGAGTGCAGGTACTCCAGTGCAGAGACTATTTCCGCGCCGTAGAAACGGGCTCGGTCCTCCGTGAAGACGCGTTCTCTTGAGAGGTGGAAAAACAgcttgagggaaagaaaaaaaaaaagagaacagctgATCAACAagcgcttaaaaaaaaaaaaaaaaaaagaaaccagtgaAACCCGGGTTAATCGCTCTCAGCACGCAGCTAATGCGGTCATATGTGTCCTAAGCTCCTCGCCTTGAGCGGCCAAAATATTGACGCCCCCACTCCGCTCTGCCGGGGGAAAATTCCGCCCTGCGCTGTCTGCAGGAGGGGCTGCGCCCTCGGCTGCATTCCCCGTCGCAAGGGAAGCGTGTTGGGGTGGAGAAACAAAGCTGTGCGTGAGCGCAGGGTGGAAGGTAATGGAGCCAGTGATGGCTGGAGGTGCTACGGTGCCCGCAGCTCcctgggtgaggaggaggagggcctgGGGGGTCCTGCTTCCTCCCCTGGACGCTTCACACACGCAATGGCCTCGCTGCGATATCGAGTGCGAGGAAGGCAAGCAAAGAGCCAGGAAAGCTCGATcgagaggagagcagagcagagctgagtgCTCTACCTCCCAAAACACATGCTGAGGGAATAAATTGTCCGCTAACGAGCTGAAAACAGGGATTTAACATGCGGTCAAGATCCTTCCAAGCCCCGAGGGGAGCGTCGGGTCTTAAGCTCCCACCTCTCCGCCGTTGGCGTACTCCATGACAAAGCACAGCCGGTCGTTCGTCTGAAAGGCGTATTTCAGTGCCTgcaagaggggagaaaaaagtcttGGAGAAGCTGCGGGGCTCGGTGCTTCCGGAGGAGGCGGcgaggggaagggaagggtcgTTTTGGGGCGCGCTGGgcatcccagtgcatcccagcacatcccagtgctgccagcagctgtgCTTACGGTGAGGAAGGGGTGCCTGGTGTTCTGCAGCACCCGGCTCTCCGTAACAGTGTGCGCCACCTCGTCctgcaaaggaagaagaaattaagCGCTGTTTATCCCCCAtcgtttctggaaaaaaaaaattcccagaaaaaaaacaggggtgGGAGATCGAAGCGCCAACTTCCGCCCTGGTGTCGTCCCCGCAGGGTGAAGGGCGGATCGTCCCGAGAACGCGGCCGCACCGCATGCCCCGAGATGGCGAGCGAGTGgaccccccagtgtcacccaacTGCGCGTTACAACACGTGCCCGGGGTTTTGAAATAAGGATAATTCCTGGAATCCCCCAGCATTGAGAGCACAGCAGGAGCCGGCCATCGCTCGGCACGTTTTGAAAGCCATCCCAACATtcggggggttggactagatgacctttaaaggtcccttccaaccttttCCACGATTCTATGATCCCCTAAGCCCTGCTGGCTCCCGACTCTTCCCCTCACCCTCCGCTGGGGCTCGGTACGTACTTTCGCAATGATGACCTCTTTCCGTAGAATTTTCATGGCGTAATAGCGGCCGGTGGCCTTTTCCCGCACCAAGATGACTTTGCCGAAAGTGCCCTTTCCCAGGAGCTTCAGGTAATCAAAATCGTTCATGGTCTGGGGAGAAACGGGGAGACGGAGGTGAGAGTTTGTGGCTTGGGCAAGCGCGATCCAGGATGGGAAAGGGCATTCCGAGCTATTTCACCCATGATTATACCGGTGACAGCGGACACCACGGGGATGAGGTTTATCCCATAAACATCCCTCATTGCTTGGTGGTCCCAATCCACCACAA
This is a stretch of genomic DNA from Calonectris borealis chromosome 32, bCalBor7.hap1.2, whole genome shotgun sequence. It encodes these proteins:
- the AKT2 gene encoding RAC-beta serine/threonine-protein kinase, with the protein product MNEVSVVKEGWLHKRGEYIKTWRPRYFLLKSDGSFIGYKERPETSDHSLPPLNNFSVAECQLMKTERPRPNTFVIRCLQWTTVIERTFHVDSPEEREEWMRAIQTVANSLKNQEPETDTMDYKCGSPNDSTGTEEMEVAVSKTRAKATMNDFDYLKLLGKGTFGKVILVREKATGRYYAMKILRKEVIIAKDEVAHTVTESRVLQNTRHPFLTALKYAFQTNDRLCFVMEYANGGELFFHLSRERVFTEDRARFYGAEIVSALEYLHSRDVVYRDIKLENLMLDKDGHIKITDFGLCKEGITDGATMKTFCGTPEYLAPEVLEDNDYGRAVDWWGLGVVMYEMMCGRLPFYNQDHERLFELILMEEIRFPRTLSPEAKSLLAGLLKKDPKQRLGGGPNDAKEVMEHRFFAPINWQDVVQKKLVPPFKPQVTSEIDTRYFDDEFTAQSITITPPDRYDNMGSLENDQRTHFPQFSYSASIRE